One window from the genome of Dermacentor silvarum isolate Dsil-2018 chromosome 7, BIME_Dsil_1.4, whole genome shotgun sequence encodes:
- the LOC119459140 gene encoding uncharacterized protein LOC119459140, whose translation MRRHARQLRRRSWAGHCSSLAKPRNQHRGWRVLSALLNPRTPRFPVLAIAVTHGISELALAEQLADAFAAVATAPLGVRAVALRALYVAVSVQGGDQSTHAQAITSLCEEDFTFHELQRVLCQGRRRSAPEQDGVTHQMLRNLDEDQRHLLLNALDGVLRSGCLPESWRSALVVPVLKSGKPPRSLASYRPVSLTSVPGKTMEAMALSRLQWIADIRGVFPPEQCGFRTHRSTADCRAVVVGTLEQASRDGHAAFLLLLDVQSAFDSLPHDTIISAVRALGVEGRLLAYVRAFLTDRSSVVRVGRATSSPRSVTCGVPQGSLLSPFVFNLALAPISECVLSSGNLPVRAVVYADDVALFVRGRPAAMARMRVQLQAAADAVGDFLRAIGLRLSAAKSEAIMVHPRAAARRYTGCVVVDGVPLPWRLTVRYLGLTIDHRLTWFPALKRLRAAMRKVEGAVRALLARGDGCPPSFGVGMYGAAPLSRVLYALPLCNLRPHLWRRIAGDHRRVLRMCHGLPSASGVAETLAETGAWPVSLTADLRALGHLERLSRAPGAGPMLSYLRELPKSRVGALLELFDCGVVDAPASPAAWPPPNQRVPLRVCLDLPGVRSKHPTPRCAVVQEAAARIHVDLVGRAHLYTDGSVRQDGSAAAACVVPHLDVARQCRLSYRASSTTAELVGLHLAADILEESPFLNRVAILCDSRSALRQLLLDERAPPLAQRVACRLHALQQQGCDLWIQWIPSHVGVAGNEAADDLAKRAHDPLSPLSTRVNSFDVARLHFKQEQRAFLLALRTGSVWPAERKHRLRGASSPLCQDCGAVETLQHLMCECSALSTARATLVRVHRAQNLPCLTVEDVLHPSGCASSHGKLFRALLNFADDVGLVDRL comes from the exons GCGGGCCACTGCTCGTCGCTCGCAAAACCCCGCAACCAACACCGCGGCTGGCGCGTCCTGAGTGCGCTGCTAAACCCCAGGACACCACGGTTCCCTGTGCTCGCCATCGCTGTGACGCACGGCATCAGTGAGCTAGCGCTCGCCGAACAGCTGGCGGACGCCTTTGCTGCTGTCGCCACCGCTCCCCTCGGTGTGCGTGCGGTCGCGCTGCGGGCGCTCTACGTGGCTGTGTCCGTGCAGGGTGGAGATCAGTCAACCCACGCGCAGGCAATCACAAGTCTGTGCGAGGAAGACTTCACCTTTCACGAGCTGCAGCGCGTGCTGTGCCAAGGACGGCGCCGCAGTGCGCCCGAGCAGGACGGAGTCACCCaccaaatgctgcgcaacctggACGAAGATCAGCGACATCTCCTGCTCAACGCATTAGACGGTGTCCTGCGCAGCGGGTGCCTCCCGGAGTCCTGGCGCTCCGCGCTCGTGGTGCCAGTGCTGAAGAGTGGCAAGCCACCTCGCAGCCTCGCCTCGTACAGGCCCGTCTCTCTAACGTCAGTCCCTGGCAAGacgatggaggcgatggcctTGTCGAGGCTCCAATGGATTGCGGACATCCGCGGTGTTTTTCCGCCTGAACAGTGTGGGTTCCGCACGCATCGCTCCACGGCCGACTGCCGTGCCGTCGTTGTGGGCACGCTGGAGCAGGCGAGTCGCGACGGCCACGCCGCTTTCCTGCTGCTCTTGGACGTCCAGAGTGCGTTCGACTCCCTGCCCCACGACACCATCATCTCGGCTGTGCGCGCTCTTGGTGTAGAGGGCAGGCTTCTGGCGTACGTGCGGGCCTTCCTAACCGACAGGTCGTCCGTTGTTCGGGTTGGGCGGGCGACCAGCTCGCCCCGTTCAGTGACGTGCGGTGTGCCTCAGGGGAGTTTGTTGAGCCCCTTTGTGTTCAACCTCGCACTCGCGCCCATCAGCGAGTGCGTGCTCAGCAGTGGGAACCTCCCTGTGCGTGCCGTTGTCTACGCGGACGACGTGGCGCTCTTCGTCCGTGGCCGGCCGGCGGCGATGGCTCGGATGCGTGTGCagctgcaggcggcggcggatgcGGTGGGTGACTTCCTGCGGGCCATTGGCCTGCGCTTgtcggcggcaaagtcggaggccATCATGGTCCATCCGCGTGCTGCTGCCCGGCGCTACACTGGCTGCGTGGTCGTCGACGGTGTCCCCCTTCCCTGGCGGCTGACGGTGCGCTACCTCGGGCTCACCATTGACCATCGCCTGACATGGTTCCCCGCCTTGAAGCGGCTTCGCGCTGCCATGCGGAAAGTTGAGGGCGCGGTGCGCGCGCTCCTCGCGCGTGGTGACGGTTGCCCCCCCTCGTTCGGGGTTGGCATGTACGGTGCAGCACCGCTGTCCAGGGTCCTGTACGCGCTCCCACTGTGCAACCTGCGACCGCATCTGTGGCGACGCATCGCCGGCGACCACCGACGAGTTCTTCGCATGTGCCACGGCCTGCCCAGTGCTTCTGGTGTCGCAGAAACGCTCGCGGAAACCGGCgcctggcccgtctccctcacTGCCGATCTGCGTGCCCTTggccacttggagcgcctctcccgTGCCCCCGGTGCTGGCCCCATGCTGTCATACCTGCGCGAGCTGCCCAAGTCGCGTGTGGGGGCGCTCCTCGAGCTCTTCGACTGCGGGGTGGTCGACGCCCCGGCCTCCCCTGCAGCCTGGCCACCACCAAACCAGCGTGTGCCGTTGCGCGTGTGCCTCGACCTGCCGGGCGTCCGCTCCAAGCACCCCACGCCTCGTTGCGCTGTGGTGCAGGAGGCTGCTGCTCGGATACACGTTGACCTGGTGGGGAGGGCACACCTGTACACTGACGGTTCTGTACGCCAGGACGGTTCCGCGGCCGCCGCCTGCGTTGTGCCGCACCTCGATGTCGCGAGACAGTGCCGCCTGTCCTACCGAGCTTCCTCCAccacagcggagcttgtgggTCTCCATCTGGCGGCCGACATCCTCGAAGAGTCGCCGTTCCTGAACCGAGTGGCGATTCTTTGCGACTCGAGGTCCGCAttgcgccagctgctgctcgacgagcgcGCGCCGCCACTGGCACAGCGCGTTGCTTGCAGGCTGCATGCTCTGCAGCAACAAGGGTGCGACCTGTGGATCCAGTGGATACCGTCGCACGTCGGTGTCGCCgggaacgaggcagctgatgACCTGGCAAAGCGCGCCCACGATCCTCTGTCCCCGCTGTCGACGCGAGTCAACTCGTTCGACGTGGCGCGGCTTCATTTCAAACAGGA ACAGCGAGCCTTCCTCCTGGCACTCCGGACCGGTTCCGTCTGGCCCGCCGAGCGCAAGCACCGCCTCCGCGGAGCCTCCTCGCCCCTGTGCCAGGACTGCGGTGCTGTCGAGACGCTGCAACATCTGATGTGCGAGTGCAGTGCTTTATCGACGGCGCGCGCCACTCTTGTCCGCGTTCACCGCGCGCAGAACCTCCCCTGCTTGACGGTGGAGGACGtcttgcacccctcgggctgcGCATCGAGCCACGGCAAACTCTTCCGCGCACTGCTGAACTTTGCCGACGACGTGGGTTTGGTCGACCGCCTGTAG